A window from Littorina saxatilis isolate snail1 linkage group LG9, US_GU_Lsax_2.0, whole genome shotgun sequence encodes these proteins:
- the LOC138977362 gene encoding galectin-7-like: MPRIHSGNSRTPCWFHLQQPVGPNMVLEIQGDVLQPGSDKAFSFNLSSQPDLSEDVDLHFSPRPAKHEIALNTMTKGAWNTETSIKDRGIFEPGKSFILQIKGVDEGYEVSVHKIC, translated from the exons ATGCCTCGCATACACTCTGGAAAC AGTCGAACGCCATGTTGGTTTCATCTCCAACAACCTGTGGGACCTAACATGGTACTTGAGATCCAGGGCGACGTGTTACAACCTGGTTCTGACAAAGC GTTTTCTTTCAACCTGTCTTCTCAGCCGGACTTATCAGAGGACGTTGACCTTCACTTCAGCCCAAGGCCTGCAAAGCACGAAATTGCACTGAACACAATGACAAAAGGCGCATGGAATACGGAGACATCCATAAAAGATCGTGGAATTTTTGAGCCAGGAAAAAGCTTCATTCTCCAAATCAAGGGGGTTGATGAGGGTTATGAGGTTAGTGTACACAAAATCTGTTAA